GCTGAATTTAAAGACCTGAGcttgttactttctttttataagtATTGCAGGGCGTTCTGAAGTGGCCATCTCCATCCCACAGAACTTGCAGCCCATCATTATTGTCATAGTGATTAAGTGTAGCAGCCAGTTGGTCCCCAAGGCATTTGCTCCAATAGGCAATTCATCACAGCCTACTACAGGTGCTATTTGTATTAGTTTTGATGACACTTCATGCCATGATCTACAAATATCCCATGTTTCATTGATGAAGACTCAGCATTGTATTTGAGGCCAAGAATATGACCAAATCAATTCCAGAATCCCATCTTCACAGGTATGTTTCCTAACTCCACTGTGAATACCACTTATCAGTCAGAATCACTTAGGGAAACAGAAACCATACCAGTTATTTTAATAGAGAGAATCTGATATAGGAAATTAGTTTAACAGATATTGGAGGGttgaaaaggcaaaaaataaacacTAAGACCACTTAGACTTAGTGAAAACAGGCTGCGGGAACAAAAGGAAGAGGTTAGGCTAACATTAGAAAGCAGAAGCTTGGAGAAGGGCCCTTGTGGAGCCAGGATCCAGCTCTTTGAGTAGAAAATGTCACTCGGCTAATTCTGGCATCTCAGGAGCTTGGACAAAGAACATGTCCAAGTGGCTGGTGTTGGTTTCCCTGAAGGGGCACAGCAAGGCTGattggagggcaggaggaggttTCTGGAAACTGGAACTGTTACTGCCAGGATGAAGAACTGTTGTTGGAATGACACTGACAGTAACAGCAAGCAAAATAGAAACTACTAAGtgccttctccttcctgccaccttgaaATCTCCCTGTAGCAACCCCTATTGGCAGAGCCTAACTGGAGCAGCCTGGAAAAGGAAAAGTGTGCTTTGCAGAGTCTGAGACAAAGAGAAGTTTAAAAAGGTGGGTTTGGAGCTGAGTCACCATAGCTTAACAATCGGCGTAGTTTTCTTGACTGTAACCTGgttgttaaaagaatgaaattatgtcacttatattaaatgtatagaattacgcctggtacatagtaagtattcagtaaatgtttccCCTTCActcatcaattgagatgatcatgtgtggTTTTTCCCCTTTTGTTCTGTGAATATACTGCATTACAtagattgatttttgtatgttgaaccagccttgccttCCACTTGGTCATGGCATTTAgtccttttaatatgctgttgaattcagttggttagctttaaaaaaaaaaattgctatttaCCCGTCTAGACAGAGGTGGGGCTTTTGGAAGAAGCAGCTGAGTCAAAGTGACCTTGAAAATGTAATTGGAGAACTTTCTGATCTTTCTGCTTTGAAAGCAGTTCCAGTTTGCATTCATGAGCTGTCTAAAAGAGGGTGATCTGTTTCCTCTACTCTCTCAGGCTTCCCAGTTATTCTCGGTGGATATAGCTAAAGGCAAATGGGAAACATAAATTGAGTGATTTAGAAGACATTTTTGAGATCctagtttttttctaaatgtcaGGGATTGTTTTGACTGTTAACTTAGGACTTAAGAACCTGAAAATAATGTCAGGCTAACTTACCAGAAATTTATAGTTAAAGAGAAAATCTGGCTTTCCTGGATCTCTGATCTAGCTCAGTGGGAAAAGGCAGCCTGTTCGTATAGCAACCCCACTCCAGCCTTGCTGCTCTAAGGCACATCCAGTAAGATACCTCAGGGGTCACCTGCTTGCTTTCCCATCTGTTTGGCAGTGAAGTAGGAGATTACAAGCCTTGTCCTGTAGCAGGGAGAGGGATTTTCATGGGGAGAAAGTCCTCTGGTCTCCTAGAAGCATTTAGGGTTAACCTGAGGTAGGGTTTCCTAAGATTTCTTAATGATAAATCACCTGAGGTCCTTCCCTTGGATATTTGATTCTGTTGATCTGAATTGGGAGCTCAcattttgtcctttaaaaaagtGGCCCACATGATTTCTTTGTCAAGGGAAGTTTAGGGAGCTCTGCCTTGGGGCAAGACGGCAGCTCTCTCAATTCTGCAAAAGGGAACTAATATAATATTTAACTACTGCAGAGAGCATCTGCTTGGATAAAATCTGtctaggaaggaaagaaggctaCAGTTATTATTCAGTGGAGGAGGAAACTCATGGGGCTGTTTGGAAGTTTTGCAGTCATGAATGAGATAATGTTATTGAAAATTAAACTGTCTTCTCTACATCAACTTGTGTTTGGTTGGAAAACAGCAGGCTCCAAAACACAGCTGGTGTTTCACCTTGGAGACCAGGAACTGTGTGGCCACCATGGAGGGAGGGTCCGAAGCATGTGTCCCAGTGAGCCAGGTCATACCTGATGCTTATTCAACCCCTGGCAGTGATGCAGTGCATAGAAAGGTTTCCTACGATGTTGTTCCTCTCCCAAGGCTAGAATTACTCCCCAAATGCAGAAAGCAAAAGGCGTATGGGGTTGGCCAGAAAAGAACAGGATCTTAGGGCTTTGTGAGAACTATTATTGAAGTTTAAGTATCATCACAGCTAGGGGTTCGTGAAGTAGATAGGAATACACATGCGGTCAAGAAATAGGTGTCTGTCTATTCCTAATGAGCTGAACCACTGGGAAAATCAGGTTAGACTCCTGTGCATGTGTGGATATATCAAGGGCCCTGTTCACTGCTGGAGACCCTTGAGGGAGCTCTGCCATTTCTACAAACCTGTGTTGGGGAGGACAAAAACAGGGTCTTATGGCAGCATCTTAAATTGCTATAGAAGAGTACCTCctggggccaaggcaggaagatcacttgagtccaagagtttgagaccagcctggtcaacataatgagaccctatctctacaaaaaattttaaaaattagctgagcattgtgatgtgtgcctgtagtcctggctactggagaggatgaagtgggaggatcgcttgacccaggaggttgaggctgcagtgagctatgattgtgccactacattccagctgggtgacagagtgagacccacgctctaagaaaaaaaaaaaaaaaagaaaagaaaagaaaaagaaagatggactcaataagttaatttttgaatgtgTGATTGAATGAATGTGAATTAGAGAGACAGCTTGTCATTGACTTGCAAAACAGAGACCTCCACTTGTTGACAATACATGAGAAAACTTCAGGCTTCATTTCTCAGACCTTTATTCTTCTAAACAAGGTCCAGCCCTCTGTGTGTTACACCCTGTTAAGCACAAGCCCTGAGTTCTTCTATAACTAATTTGGACCTGTGATTCCTTGGCTCTCACAATCCTCTCCACTCTAAGAAGCAGGGTGAGGCCACAAGGAGCAATGGAGCAGGGCAGCGGCCGCTTGGAGGACTTCCCTGTCAATGTGTTTTCCGTCACTCCTTACACACCCAGCACCGCTGACATCCAGGTGTCCGATGACGACAAGGCTGGGGCCACCTTGCTCTTCTCAGGCATCTTTCTGGGGCTGGTGGGGATCACATTCACTGTCATGGGCTGGATCAAATACCAAGGTGTCTCCCACTTTGAATGGACCCAGCTCCTTGGGCCTGTCCTACTGTCGGTTGGGGTGACATTCATCCTGATATCTGTGTGCAAGTTCAAAATGCTCTCCTGCCAGTTGTGCAAAGAAAGTGAGGAAAGGGTCCCGGACTTGGAACAGACACCAGGAGGACCATCATTTGTTTTCACTGGCATCAACCAACCCATCACCTTCCATGGGGCCACTGTGGTGCAGTACATCCCTCCTCCTTATGGTTCTCCAGAGCCTATGGGGATAAATACCAGCTACCTGCAGTCTGTGGTGAGCCCCTGTGGCCTCATAACCCCTGGAGGGGCAGCAACTGCCGTGCCGAGTCCTCCTCAATACTACACCATCTACCCTCAAGATAACTCTGCATTTGTGGTTGATGAAGGCTGCCCTTCTTTCGCGGATGGTGGAAACCACAGGTATGGCGTGTCTACTGGGGGAATGCACTCCTTCTAGCCATCTCCATCGTGATCTGTGGCTGTTTGGTCCATGAATAAGGTGTTGGGAGACTGCGAATCTCTGCTTAGCCTGTTGCCCACGATGGCAGCCTTGGTTCTGTGAATGGTGCTTTGGACCATAATGTACCTGTGTTTTCTGCTCACATTTCAGGCCCAGTCCTGATGCTGACCAGGTAGAAGAGACACAGCTGGAAGAGGAGGCCTGTGCCTGCTTCTCTCCTCCACCTTACGAAGAAATATACTCTCTCCCTCGCTAGAGACTATTCTGATATAATAATACAATGCTCAGCTCAGGGAGCAAGCGTTTCCGTCATTGTTACCTGACAACCGTGGT
This DNA window, taken from Macaca fascicularis isolate 582-1 chromosome 6, T2T-MFA8v1.1, encodes the following:
- the TMEM174 gene encoding transmembrane protein 174 is translated as MEQGSGRLEDFPVNVFSVTPYTPSTADIQVSDDDKAGATLLFSGIFLGLVGITFTVMGWIKYQGVSHFEWTQLLGPVLLSVGVTFILISVCKFKMLSCQLCKESEERVPDLEQTPGGPSFVFTGINQPITFHGATVVQYIPPPYGSPEPMGINTSYLQSVVSPCGLITPGGAATAVPSPPQYYTIYPQDNSAFVVDEGCPSFADGGNHRPSPDADQVEETQLEEEACACFSPPPYEEIYSLPR